From the Gasterosteus aculeatus chromosome 13, fGasAcu3.hap1.1, whole genome shotgun sequence genome, one window contains:
- the LOC120814809 gene encoding uncharacterized protein LOC120814809: MRKTSHRLKVQLQDGGTTNERLQVEEDGLRHLVTSDTEEERQRTSEAEDLRAELRRGRSSWRSLEAVLQEAAVLLSHTLENSARTSSYREEMLRLLEILQSAAPQGPGPTLEEFHRGQRSQTRTQTPDPLFLMARYRPGDLGLVPRPSWKQNPALSGAPPPPSRSVRNGSSYRRHVSSQSGPAVRPSGSSEGPDQK, translated from the exons atgaggaagacGAGTCACCGGCTGAAGGTGCAGCTGCAGGATGGTGGCACCACCAACGagaggctgcaggtggaggaagacgGCCTCAG GCACCTCGTGACCTCAGACACCGAGGAGGAGCGTCAGAGGACGTCGGAGGCCGAAGACCTGAGGGCGGAGCtccggagggggaggagcagctggaggagcctGGAGGCCGTCCTGCAGGAAGCAGCCGTCCTCCTCAGCCACACCCTGGAG AACTCGGCGAGGACCTCCAGCTATCGGGAGGAGATGCTGAGGCTGCTGGAGATCCTGCAGAGCGCTGCCCCCCAGGGACCAGGACCCACGCTCGAGGAGTTCCACAGAGGACAGAGATCTCAGACCAG AACTCAGACCCCGGATCCGTTGTTCCTGATGGCCCGCTACAGACCCGGCGACCTGGGCCTCGTGCCCCGCCCCTCATGGAAACAAAACCCCGCCCTCAGtggggccccgccccctcccagcAGGTCTGTGAGGAACGGTTCCTCGTACAGGAGACACGTGTCCTCTCAGTCCGGTCCTGCAGTCCGTCCCTCAGGGAGCTCTGAAGGTCCAGATCAGAAATAA
- the LOC120814805 gene encoding uncharacterized protein LOC120814805 encodes MNPYANTRPPPTLPSNPYDITHNAPLSATSPALIQTGHSSVAFHQASDAAHQLAPPPYSGFVLASRSSLVPVPSPPPPPPPATPFSCQVSVIVPSPDLRPSPPSTRCGEDASPDLECSVCFSQFNNVFRCPKMLQCRHTFCLECLARINVKSAEPDAIQCPLCRGLTALPALGLPRLATNRDLLSYLPAAMQRVYSVRFLRSKGKLEVKRSSEGQRRWGQRSLTSLRSANRSLDVGLPSPPAGARGGAGGPGSEGGLGEALFRLTGRPACRAFLLAAVVMMMALLTGIIIYLLAFPNA; translated from the exons ATGAATCCTTACGCAAACACGAGACCACCTCCGACTTTGCCCTCTAACCCATAcgacattacccacaatgcccctCTGTCGGCCACCTCCCCCGCGCTCATCCAGACGGGTCACAGCTCCGTGGCGTTCCACCAGGCCTCGGACGCTGCTCACCAGCTGGCCCCGCCTCCTTACTCGGGCTTTGTCCTCGCGTCCCGGTCCAGCCTCGTTCCCGTCCCGtctcccccgccgccccctccccccgccaccccctTCTCCTGCCAGGTCTCGGTCATCGTCCCGTCCCCGGACCTCCGCCCGTCACCCCCGTCGACCCGGTGCGGCGAGGACGCCTCCCCGGACCTGGAGTGCTCCGTCTGCTTCAGCCAGTTCAACAACGTGTTCCGCTGTCCCAAGATGCTGCAGTGCCGCCACACCTTCTGCCTGGAGTGCCTGGCGCGCATCAACGTCAAGTCGGCCGAGCCGGACGCCATCCAGTGCCCGCTGTGCCGCGGCCTGACGGCGCTGCCCGCCCTCGGCCTGCCGAGACTCGCCACCAACCGGGACCTGCTGTCCTACCTGCCGGCCGCCATGCAGCGCGTCTACAGCGTGCGCTTCCTGCGCAGCAAGGGCAAGCTGGAGGTCAAAAG GTCATCCGAAGGTCAGCGGcggtggggtcagaggtcgctgACGTCCCTGAGGTCGGCAAACCGCTCCCTGGACGTGGGGCTCCCCAGCCCGCCGGCGGGGGCGCGCGGCGGCGCGGGGGGGCCGGGCAGCGAGGGCGGGCTGGGCGAGGCTCTGTTCAGGCTGACGGGCCGGCCGGCGTGCCGCGccttcctcctcgccgccgtggtgatgatgatggcgcTGCTGACGGGCATCATCATCTACCTGCTGGCCTTCCCCAACGCGTGA